A genomic window from Leptolyngbya sp. BL0902 includes:
- the ctpA gene encoding carboxyl-terminal processing protease CtpA, which produces MRSLLRLLVLGLCIAGLVFGAVGARPALALTSDQDLVAEVWRIVNRAYVDETFNHQNWWFIRQRALKRNFATHEEAYDAIREMLANLDDPYTRLLPPDQYHSLQTNTSGELTGVGLQITKDDDPGWLRVIAPIEGSPAEQVGLQPKDLILSIDGTTTTALSLDEAAAKMRGLRGTTVTLEVRRDAETTSRQVMLTRDVITLNPVYAQMDFTPGGQPIGYMRLSQFNGNAAESVAGAIRDLTDQGAEGFILDLRNNPGGLLQAGIEIARLWLPEGTIVYTVNRQGILDSFEAFGHALTDAPLVVLVNEGTASASEILAGALQDNGRAKLVGSTTFGKGLIQSLFDLPDGAGLAVTVAKYETPDHHDINRLGITPDRMVKGVPLTRDTIATEADPQYRAALEMLSQSPVVVAKAP; this is translated from the coding sequence ATGAGATCACTGCTACGGCTGTTGGTGTTGGGACTGTGTATCGCTGGGCTGGTGTTTGGCGCTGTGGGGGCAAGGCCCGCCTTGGCCCTGACGTCGGATCAGGACTTGGTAGCGGAGGTGTGGCGCATCGTCAACCGCGCCTACGTGGATGAGACCTTTAACCATCAAAACTGGTGGTTTATTCGTCAGCGGGCGCTGAAGCGGAACTTTGCCACCCACGAGGAAGCCTACGACGCCATCCGCGAAATGCTGGCGAACTTGGACGATCCCTACACTCGCCTGCTGCCGCCGGATCAGTACCACAGCCTGCAAACCAATACCTCCGGCGAACTGACCGGGGTGGGCCTGCAAATTACTAAGGACGACGATCCGGGCTGGCTGCGGGTGATTGCCCCCATCGAAGGATCACCCGCCGAACAGGTGGGCCTACAGCCTAAGGATTTGATCCTTTCCATTGACGGCACCACGACGACGGCTCTTTCTTTGGATGAGGCGGCGGCAAAAATGCGGGGGCTGCGCGGCACCACCGTCACCCTGGAGGTGAGGCGCGACGCGGAAACCACCTCCCGCCAGGTGATGCTGACCCGCGATGTGATTACCCTCAACCCGGTTTATGCCCAGATGGACTTCACCCCCGGCGGTCAGCCAATCGGCTATATGCGCCTAAGCCAGTTCAACGGCAATGCGGCGGAGAGCGTGGCCGGAGCCATTCGTGACCTGACTGACCAAGGGGCCGAGGGCTTTATTTTGGACTTGCGGAACAACCCCGGTGGGCTGCTCCAGGCGGGCATCGAAATTGCGCGGCTGTGGCTACCGGAGGGCACCATTGTCTACACCGTCAACCGCCAGGGTATTTTGGACAGCTTTGAAGCCTTTGGCCATGCCCTCACCGATGCGCCCTTGGTTGTGCTCGTGAACGAAGGCACCGCCAGCGCCAGCGAAATCTTGGCCGGAGCCTTGCAGGACAATGGCCGCGCCAAACTGGTGGGCAGCACCACCTTCGGCAAGGGGCTGATTCAATCGCTGTTTGATCTCCCCGATGGGGCGGGCTTAGCTGTGACTGTGGCCAAGTACGAAACCCCTGACCACCACGACATCAATCGCCTCGGCATTACCCCTGACCGCATGGTCAAAGGGGTGCCCCTCACCCGCGACACCATTGCCACCGAGGCCGACCCCCAATATCGGGCAGCGCTGGAGATGCTGAGCCAGTCACCCGTAGTGGTGGCGAAGGCTCCCTAG
- a CDS encoding DMT family transporter, whose protein sequence is MGAFLMTSSSVSASPRATLIGFTAIGMWATLALLTQLSGPIPPFQLTAMAFTLAFGVGVLLWWREGESPWRYLKLPAAVWAVGLFGLFGYHFFYFLALRHAPAVEASLIAYLWPLLIVLMSAWLPGERLRWFHGAGAALGFLGAGLLITQGQGLSLRAEYTTGYLAALVCAFTWSGYSVLSRYFGAIPTQSVGGFCGVTAVLAWVCHGLTETSVLPVGWQWLAVFALGIGPVGLAFFTWDYGVKQGNLRTLGTLSYLAPLLSTLLLVLARQADPSWTLLLSSILIVGGALLASGTLRFISRDA, encoded by the coding sequence ATGGGCGCTTTTCTGATGACCTCCTCCTCGGTTTCTGCCAGTCCTAGAGCGACGCTAATTGGGTTCACCGCCATTGGGATGTGGGCCACCCTGGCGCTGTTGACCCAACTCAGCGGCCCCATTCCGCCCTTTCAGCTCACGGCGATGGCCTTTACCCTGGCCTTTGGGGTGGGAGTGCTGCTGTGGTGGCGGGAGGGTGAATCGCCCTGGCGCTACCTGAAGCTGCCCGCTGCGGTGTGGGCGGTGGGGCTATTTGGCCTCTTTGGGTATCACTTTTTCTATTTTTTGGCCCTGCGCCACGCCCCGGCGGTGGAGGCCAGCCTGATTGCCTACCTCTGGCCGCTGCTGATTGTGTTGATGTCGGCCTGGCTGCCCGGTGAGCGACTGCGCTGGTTCCACGGGGCGGGGGCGGCGTTGGGCTTTTTGGGGGCGGGGCTGCTGATTACCCAGGGGCAGGGGTTATCCTTACGGGCGGAATACACCACGGGCTACCTGGCGGCGTTGGTCTGCGCCTTCACCTGGTCGGGCTATTCGGTGCTGTCGCGCTACTTTGGGGCCATTCCTACCCAATCCGTTGGCGGGTTTTGTGGCGTCACGGCGGTTCTGGCCTGGGTGTGTCATGGGCTGACAGAAACCTCGGTGTTGCCCGTGGGGTGGCAATGGCTGGCGGTGTTCGCCCTAGGAATTGGCCCGGTGGGGCTGGCCTTTTTCACCTGGGATTACGGTGTTAAGCAAGGCAACCTACGGACGTTGGGCACCCTCTCCTACCTGGCTCCGCTCCTGTCTACCCTGCTGCTGGTGCTGGCAAGGCAAGCGGATCCCTCCTGGACACTGCTCCTCTCCAGTATCCTGATCGTGGGCGGAGCCTTGCTGGCCTCCGGGACATTGCGCTTCATCAGCCGTGATGCCTAA
- a CDS encoding DNA adenine methylase, which produces MAVPVASIPTPTTAATVVASNPVARPFLKWAGGKGRLLSQYEPFFPTSCHTYYEPFVGGGAVFFHLANRVQRAVLGDINPELVNVYRWVRDAPRALMAKLEHHKRHHSPDYYYHIRQQHHLPLPLDRAARLIYLNKTCYNGLYRENSQGQFNVPVGRYKNPGICDPDLLWAASSVLQRAQIVETPFTEILQQPLTPQDFVYLDPPYHPISATSHFTGYSRYGFGPADQECLAQVFRQLAERGVRVMLSNSDCEFIRSLYEGFSMHSIQASRMINTNAQRRGKISELLITSY; this is translated from the coding sequence GTGGCTGTCCCCGTTGCCTCCATCCCTACGCCGACTACCGCTGCGACTGTTGTGGCGTCCAACCCGGTGGCTCGCCCGTTTTTAAAGTGGGCGGGGGGAAAGGGCCGTTTGCTCAGCCAGTATGAACCCTTTTTCCCCACATCCTGCCACACCTATTACGAACCCTTTGTGGGCGGAGGGGCCGTCTTTTTCCACCTGGCTAACCGAGTGCAGCGGGCCGTCCTAGGCGACATCAACCCCGAACTCGTCAATGTCTACCGCTGGGTGCGCGATGCCCCTAGGGCGCTGATGGCCAAACTAGAGCACCACAAACGCCACCACAGTCCCGACTACTATTACCACATTCGGCAACAGCACCACCTGCCCCTGCCCCTCGACCGGGCGGCGCGGCTGATTTACCTCAACAAAACCTGCTACAACGGTCTCTACCGAGAAAATTCCCAGGGCCAGTTCAACGTCCCCGTCGGGCGCTACAAAAATCCAGGCATCTGCGACCCCGATCTCCTCTGGGCGGCTTCGTCGGTGCTGCAACGGGCGCAAATTGTGGAGACCCCCTTCACCGAGATTCTGCAACAGCCCCTTACCCCCCAAGATTTTGTCTACCTCGACCCGCCCTACCATCCCATCAGCGCCACCAGCCATTTCACTGGCTACAGCCGCTACGGCTTTGGCCCTGCCGATCAGGAATGCCTCGCCCAGGTGTTCCGCCAACTGGCCGAGCGCGGAGTCCGGGTGATGTTGTCAAATTCTGACTGTGAGTTTATTCGCAGTCTGTACGAGGGCTTTTCGATGCACTCGATCCAGGCCAGTCGGATGATTAACACCAACGCCCAACGCCGGGGCAAAATTAGCGAACTGCTGATCACCTCCTACTAA
- a CDS encoding prephenate/arogenate dehydrogenase — protein MQTIAIVGLGLIGGSLGLDFSRLGYRVLGVARRPETVAMALKRGVIHQGSTDLSLVAEADGVFLCTPIDRVIEIAQQVVPHLKAEAILTDVSSVKGALVPGLTALWPHFIGGHPMAGKAEAGLAVAEAHLFRGRPYVLTPTADTVPQDLDAMAGLVDQLEARRYCCSPQEHDQAVAWISHLPVMVSSSLIQACQQEPKPELRQLAQALASSGFYDTSRVGGGVPELGTLMARYNREALLSSIALYQRQLGQIRALVEVEDWDGLHHFLAQTQAARPAYVDDAL, from the coding sequence ATGCAAACCATCGCCATTGTTGGATTGGGCCTCATTGGTGGCTCCCTCGGCCTCGATTTTTCCCGGCTGGGCTATCGGGTGTTGGGGGTGGCCCGTCGCCCCGAAACGGTAGCCATGGCCCTAAAACGAGGGGTTATCCACCAAGGAAGCACCGATCTGAGTTTGGTCGCCGAAGCCGATGGGGTGTTTCTCTGCACTCCCATCGACAGGGTGATCGAGATTGCCCAACAGGTGGTGCCCCATCTCAAGGCCGAGGCCATTTTGACCGATGTGAGTTCTGTCAAAGGTGCTCTAGTACCAGGCTTAACGGCCCTTTGGCCCCACTTCATCGGCGGGCATCCCATGGCGGGCAAAGCGGAGGCGGGTTTGGCCGTCGCCGAAGCCCATCTGTTTCGGGGGCGTCCCTACGTGCTCACGCCCACAGCGGATACCGTCCCCCAGGATTTAGACGCGATGGCAGGATTAGTCGATCAACTGGAAGCCCGTCGGTATTGCTGCTCACCCCAGGAGCATGATCAAGCCGTGGCCTGGATTTCTCACCTGCCTGTGATGGTCAGCAGTAGCTTAATCCAAGCTTGCCAGCAGGAGCCGAAGCCGGAATTACGCCAATTGGCCCAAGCCCTGGCCAGTTCTGGCTTTTACGACACCAGCCGGGTCGGCGGCGGCGTGCCTGAGTTGGGCACCCTCATGGCCCGCTACAACCGGGAGGCATTACTGTCCTCCATCGCCCTATACCAGCGCCAACTGGGCCAAATTCGCGCCCTCGTTGAGGTAGAAGATTGGGACGGCCTGCATCACTTTCTTGCCCAAACCCAAGCGGCCCGTCCCGCCTATGTGGATGATGCGCTGTAG
- the accD gene encoding acetyl-CoA carboxylase, carboxyltransferase subunit beta — protein MSLFDWFANRRKSGPISEDRQEREIADGLWTKCEHCDVLTYTKDLRANQWVCGECGHHHRIFSDERIRQLIDANTWQALDSHIQPKDPLGFKDRKGYSDRIRETQSKTQLADAVQTGLGELDGLPVALGVMDFRFMGGSMGSVVGEKLTRMIERGTEERRPVVIVCASGGARMQEGMLSLMQMAKISGALQQHQSANLLYMPVLTHPTTGGVTASFAMLGDIIIAEPKATIGFAGRRVVEQTLREKLPDDFQTAEYLREHGFVDLIVPRTQLKPTLAQLIRLHQPTPSALSIETSSSWANGLNHAASPHLVTDP, from the coding sequence ATGTCCCTGTTTGACTGGTTTGCTAATCGCCGTAAGTCTGGCCCCATCAGCGAAGATCGCCAAGAGCGCGAGATTGCCGATGGTCTGTGGACAAAGTGTGAGCACTGCGACGTGCTGACCTACACCAAGGATTTGCGGGCCAACCAGTGGGTGTGTGGAGAATGTGGCCACCACCACCGCATTTTCAGCGATGAGCGCATCCGCCAACTGATCGACGCCAACACCTGGCAGGCGTTGGATAGCCACATCCAGCCCAAGGATCCCCTAGGCTTTAAAGATCGCAAGGGCTACAGCGACCGCATCCGCGAAACCCAAAGCAAAACCCAACTGGCTGATGCCGTGCAAACCGGGCTGGGAGAACTGGACGGCTTGCCCGTGGCGTTGGGGGTGATGGATTTTCGTTTCATGGGCGGCAGCATGGGGTCTGTGGTGGGGGAAAAACTCACCCGCATGATTGAGCGCGGCACCGAGGAACGCCGCCCCGTAGTGATTGTCTGTGCCTCGGGGGGGGCACGGATGCAGGAGGGGATGCTGAGCCTAATGCAGATGGCCAAAATTTCTGGAGCCTTGCAGCAGCACCAGTCCGCTAATCTGCTCTACATGCCCGTGCTGACCCACCCCACCACCGGGGGCGTCACTGCCAGCTTTGCTATGCTAGGGGATATCATCATTGCCGAACCCAAGGCCACCATTGGCTTTGCCGGACGCCGGGTGGTAGAACAAACCCTGCGGGAAAAACTGCCCGACGATTTCCAAACTGCCGAATACCTGCGGGAACATGGCTTTGTGGATCTAATTGTGCCCCGCACCCAACTGAAGCCCACCCTGGCCCAACTGATTCGCCTCCACCAGCCCACCCCCAGCGCTCTGTCCATCGAGACGTCATCGTCCTGGGCCAACGGCCTCAACCACGCCGCTTCCCCCCATCTTGTGACCGATCCCTAG
- the psbV gene encoding photosystem II cytochrome c-550 produces the protein MLKRCLWLVAVALFFVSQLMMGEAVAAELDAATRTVQLNPEGDTVVLSLEQVTRGRRQFNYACGTCHVGGITKTNPTVGLDPDSLAGALPPRDNIEALVDYLKSPTTYDGLTDISQVHPSKKSADIFPKMRSLTEEDLVAISGHILLQPKVIGDMWGAGKTRFSAPPV, from the coding sequence ATGTTGAAGAGATGCCTGTGGCTAGTTGCGGTCGCACTCTTCTTTGTCAGCCAACTGATGATGGGAGAGGCCGTTGCGGCTGAGCTAGATGCGGCCACCCGCACGGTACAGCTCAATCCTGAAGGAGACACCGTTGTGCTTTCCCTGGAGCAAGTGACCCGTGGCCGCCGCCAGTTTAACTACGCCTGTGGCACCTGCCATGTGGGCGGCATTACCAAAACCAACCCCACCGTGGGCTTGGATCCTGATTCTCTGGCCGGGGCGCTGCCTCCCCGCGACAACATTGAAGCCCTGGTGGACTACCTGAAGTCCCCCACCACCTACGACGGGTTGACCGATATTTCCCAGGTTCACCCCAGCAAAAAGAGTGCCGACATCTTCCCCAAAATGCGTAGCCTAACGGAGGAAGACCTCGTCGCCATTTCGGGCCACATTCTGCTTCAGCCCAAGGTGATCGGCGATATGTGGGGTGCGGGTAAGACTCGTTTCTCGGCTCCCCCGGTCTAA
- the petE gene encoding plastocyanin, with product MNRILRAAQRLGIAALSVLVVLGALTLISAPASATNYEVKMGNDAGLLVFEPSTITVKPGDTVTWVNNKMAPHNVIFDDAGSPGDKELADSLSHTQLTFAPGENYATTFTSDMPAGTYTYYCAPHRGAGMVGKVILEG from the coding sequence ATGAATCGTATCCTTCGTGCCGCCCAACGCTTGGGCATTGCTGCGCTGTCCGTTCTCGTTGTGTTGGGTGCCCTAACCCTCATTTCTGCCCCCGCTTCCGCCACCAACTACGAAGTGAAAATGGGTAACGATGCGGGTCTGCTGGTGTTTGAACCCAGCACCATCACCGTGAAGCCTGGTGACACCGTAACCTGGGTAAACAACAAAATGGCCCCCCACAACGTCATTTTTGACGATGCTGGTAGCCCTGGCGATAAGGAACTGGCCGATAGCCTGTCCCACACCCAACTGACCTTTGCCCCTGGCGAAAACTACGCCACCACCTTCACCAGCGATATGCCCGCTGGCACCTACACCTACTACTGTGCTCCCCACCGTGGGGCTGGCATGGTCGGCAAGGTAATCCTGGAAGGTTAA
- a CDS encoding heavy metal translocating P-type ATPase, with protein MPVLPQSARERSLSPSSAPATHDTLVLNVQGMMCAGCVRTVEKRLTQVEGVVAATVNLVTEVAVVEAESGRLTPADLAAVVTEAGFPTTPRAIDSDGVNDLKAWVDRKREEQRQQSQRLALALGLLGLSTLGHLKHFGWFTVPIFSDLWFHGLLATATLIGPARDIVVDGWQGLRRLAPTMNTLVALGSGSAYLASLAALAFPGLGWECFFDEPVMLLSFILLGRTLEQRARFRAADALRSLVELQPSVARLIADPSTSEVAQAGVEVPASYVQPGEWVQVLPGEKIPADGVIVAGQSTVDEAMLTGESIPVLKQPGDSVAAGTLNQTGAIAVQVTGTGQNTLLAQMIHLVDTAQSRKAPIQRLADNISGYFTYGVLSLAVLTFLFWYFIGLPRWPEVMSATLGMAAMDHAITATSSTVLVSLKLAIAVMVVACPCALGLATPTAILVGAGLGAERGLLIRGGDRIEALGQVDTVVFDKTGTLTLGQPRVTAIEALVSSRSPSDILQLAATVESGTQHPLAVAIQAAAQADALPLLPADHFITEPGLGVVATVTWQGTPTPCILGNPTWLQQQDITIPESVLAAVEALEQNGQTVVYLGLGQTLVGYLAIADSLRPEAAAVVQQLQERGLAVYLLSGDRSAVAQAIAAQLHLPADQVMAEASPQAKVAALQALQADGHTVALVGDGLNDAPALAQADVGVSLQSSTDIAVDTADVILMANHLSGLLETLDLSRATVGKIRQNLTWAFAYNLITIPLAAGVLLPSFGTSLSPAAAGGLMAFSSVTVVVNSLLLRRSFQPSSRSGKGL; from the coding sequence ATGCCGGTGCTTCCCCAGTCCGCCCGTGAACGGTCTTTATCCCCTAGCTCAGCCCCAGCCACCCACGATACCCTAGTGCTGAATGTGCAGGGCATGATGTGTGCGGGCTGTGTGCGCACGGTGGAGAAGCGCCTGACCCAGGTGGAGGGCGTGGTGGCCGCCACGGTAAATCTGGTGACAGAGGTGGCGGTGGTGGAGGCCGAATCGGGACGGCTGACCCCCGCCGACCTAGCAGCGGTGGTGACGGAGGCAGGCTTTCCCACCACCCCCCGCGCCATCGACAGCGATGGCGTCAATGATTTGAAAGCCTGGGTAGACCGCAAGCGAGAGGAACAACGGCAGCAAAGCCAGCGCCTTGCCCTCGCCCTCGGATTGCTGGGCCTTTCTACCCTAGGCCACCTCAAGCATTTCGGCTGGTTCACCGTCCCCATCTTTAGCGATTTGTGGTTCCATGGCCTACTGGCAACGGCAACCCTGATCGGCCCTGCACGAGACATTGTGGTGGACGGCTGGCAGGGGCTGCGGCGGCTGGCCCCCACCATGAACACCCTAGTAGCTCTAGGTAGCGGCAGTGCCTACCTAGCCAGTCTGGCGGCCCTGGCCTTTCCTGGGCTGGGCTGGGAGTGTTTCTTTGATGAGCCCGTCATGCTGCTGAGCTTTATTCTGCTGGGCCGCACCCTCGAACAGCGGGCCAGATTTCGGGCGGCGGATGCCCTGCGGTCGCTGGTGGAGCTTCAGCCCAGTGTGGCTCGCTTAATTGCTGACCCTAGCACCTCGGAGGTGGCCCAAGCGGGGGTAGAAGTTCCGGCTAGCTATGTGCAACCAGGGGAATGGGTGCAGGTGCTACCGGGGGAGAAAATCCCCGCCGATGGGGTAATCGTCGCGGGGCAATCCACCGTAGACGAAGCCATGCTGACTGGGGAATCAATTCCTGTCCTCAAACAACCGGGGGACAGCGTAGCCGCAGGCACCCTCAACCAGACGGGAGCCATTGCCGTTCAGGTGACGGGCACGGGGCAAAACACCCTGCTCGCTCAGATGATTCATCTGGTGGACACGGCTCAAAGCCGCAAGGCCCCCATCCAGCGGTTAGCCGACAACATTTCCGGCTATTTCACCTACGGCGTCCTTTCGTTGGCGGTGTTAACCTTCCTGTTTTGGTACTTCATTGGTCTTCCCCGCTGGCCTGAGGTAATGTCCGCCACCCTCGGCATGGCCGCCATGGATCACGCGATCACCGCCACCTCCTCCACCGTGCTGGTGAGTCTCAAGTTAGCGATTGCGGTGATGGTGGTAGCCTGTCCCTGTGCCTTGGGGTTGGCCACGCCGACGGCCATTTTGGTGGGTGCGGGCCTAGGAGCCGAACGAGGTCTGCTGATTCGCGGCGGCGATAGAATCGAAGCCCTAGGCCAGGTCGATACCGTGGTTTTTGACAAAACTGGAACCCTCACCCTGGGCCAACCTAGGGTCACGGCCATCGAAGCCCTGGTCAGCAGTCGGAGTCCTTCAGATATTCTGCAACTCGCCGCCACCGTGGAAAGCGGCACCCAGCATCCCCTGGCCGTAGCGATTCAAGCGGCGGCCCAAGCCGACGCTTTACCGCTGCTTCCAGCCGATCACTTCATCACCGAACCGGGCCTTGGCGTGGTGGCGACCGTCACCTGGCAAGGCACTCCTACCCCCTGCATTCTTGGCAATCCCACCTGGCTGCAACAGCAGGACATCACGATCCCTGAGTCCGTTCTCGCAGCGGTGGAAGCCTTAGAACAAAACGGCCAAACGGTGGTCTATCTGGGTCTAGGCCAAACCTTGGTGGGCTATCTGGCCATCGCCGACTCCCTGCGTCCCGAAGCCGCTGCCGTAGTACAGCAGTTGCAAGAGCGGGGCCTCGCTGTCTACCTCCTCAGCGGCGACCGATCCGCCGTCGCCCAGGCCATTGCAGCCCAACTGCATCTCCCCGCCGATCAGGTGATGGCAGAAGCCTCGCCCCAGGCCAAAGTAGCCGCCCTCCAAGCGCTTCAAGCCGATGGCCACACCGTTGCTCTGGTGGGAGATGGCCTGAACGATGCGCCTGCCCTCGCCCAGGCCGATGTGGGGGTCAGCCTGCAATCGAGCACCGACATCGCCGTAGACACCGCTGACGTCATTCTGATGGCCAACCACCTCTCTGGCCTGCTGGAAACCCTCGACCTGAGCCGCGCCACCGTCGGCAAAATTCGTCAGAACCTAACCTGGGCTTTTGCCTACAACCTCATCACCATTCCCCTTGCCGCCGGAGTGCTACTTCCCTCCTTTGGCACCAGCCTCAGCCCCGCTGCCGCTGGAGGTCTGATGGCCTTTAGCTCGGTGACGGTGGTGGTTAACTCACTCCTGCTACGACGGTCTTTTCAGCCATCAAGCCGTTCAGGGAAGGGGCTTTAG
- a CDS encoding cation:proton antiporter, which produces MGAMVSGVTPLEMGWAEPLGLGASVLAQLFAEPVTDPVAVFLTILAVMLVAPLIVERLKLPGIIGLILAGVVIGPHGLGILERDDTIILLGTVGLLFLMFLGGLETSLDDLKNDADKPIIFGFATFTVPMVLGTIVTLVLGYGFWAAVLVASCFASHTLVALPVLNKLGIMRHPSTTATLGATLITNILALLVLAVVIKADEGDLTLGFWLFLIPALTIYTVAVLWGVPKLGRWFFKKFGHDEGAEFTFVLAALFVASYLASLIEIEPIVGAFLAGVAITQIIPRLSPLMNRVQFIGNTLFVPIFLISVGMLVDPFILIRQPESLLLVTIIVLTELVSKFLAAWVSARWFGWRFPSTMVMFGLSMAQAASTLAAITIAFNIGLVDEVVVNAIVVMILVSCVLSPWVVARWGTQLGNPSQSDQSTTPKIGEASEITLGKRILIPVANPSTEDNLLQLAIILTKRVKGTLLPLHVLPDRNQPITDAAKTQQRRLLETAETIAHAAAIPVESIGRIDDSVDWGILRTSQERDADLLICGWKGYSNYQENFFGSVLDNIVRLAQIPVLISRFPQPIENTEEVLLAITGQQENLGQIKVTLQVAQAIAEELKASLKVLQITIGSNRDRELTQFLKNQEVAVEPVQGNTVRRISDVVQPNTLLILIASTYNVGQPAMGREPEAVSQANWDTNIMVVNFP; this is translated from the coding sequence ATGGGTGCAATGGTGTCGGGAGTAACTCCCCTGGAAATGGGCTGGGCAGAGCCCCTAGGGTTGGGGGCCTCTGTCCTAGCCCAGTTGTTTGCAGAACCCGTGACTGACCCCGTAGCCGTCTTTTTGACAATCCTAGCGGTGATGCTGGTTGCGCCGCTGATTGTAGAACGGCTAAAACTACCGGGCATCATCGGCCTAATTTTGGCTGGGGTGGTCATTGGCCCCCACGGGCTCGGCATCCTAGAACGGGACGATACCATCATTCTGCTGGGCACAGTAGGGCTGCTGTTTCTGATGTTTTTGGGTGGCTTAGAAACCAGCCTCGACGACCTCAAAAATGATGCTGACAAACCCATTATTTTTGGCTTTGCTACCTTTACCGTGCCGATGGTGCTGGGCACTATTGTGACGCTAGTCCTAGGCTATGGCTTTTGGGCAGCAGTATTGGTCGCCTCCTGCTTTGCTTCCCACACCCTGGTAGCCCTGCCTGTGCTCAACAAGCTAGGCATTATGCGCCATCCCTCTACCACCGCCACCCTAGGCGCAACTCTCATTACCAACATCCTAGCCCTATTGGTGTTAGCGGTGGTGATCAAGGCAGATGAGGGCGATTTAACCCTAGGATTTTGGCTATTTTTGATTCCAGCCTTGACCATCTATACCGTTGCCGTCCTCTGGGGAGTGCCCAAATTAGGGCGCTGGTTCTTCAAGAAATTTGGCCATGATGAAGGAGCAGAGTTCACCTTTGTTTTAGCAGCGCTCTTTGTAGCCTCCTATCTGGCGAGCCTGATTGAAATTGAGCCGATTGTCGGAGCTTTTTTGGCTGGAGTTGCGATTACCCAAATCATTCCGCGACTCAGTCCACTGATGAATCGGGTGCAGTTTATTGGCAACACCTTATTCGTCCCGATCTTCCTCATTTCTGTGGGAATGCTGGTGGATCCTTTTATTCTGATTCGCCAGCCCGAATCGCTGCTACTGGTCACAATTATTGTCCTAACAGAATTAGTCAGCAAATTTTTGGCGGCTTGGGTATCTGCTCGCTGGTTTGGCTGGCGTTTTCCTAGCACCATGGTGATGTTTGGGCTCTCCATGGCCCAGGCCGCGTCCACCTTGGCGGCTATTACTATTGCGTTTAATATTGGTCTGGTCGATGAGGTAGTGGTCAACGCCATCGTTGTGATGATTCTGGTGAGTTGTGTGTTGTCGCCCTGGGTGGTCGCACGGTGGGGCACTCAATTAGGCAATCCATCCCAGTCTGATCAATCGACTACCCCAAAAATCGGTGAAGCCTCAGAGATTACCCTTGGAAAACGGATTCTGATACCTGTTGCCAACCCCAGCACCGAGGATAACCTGCTGCAACTAGCCATTATTTTGACCAAGCGGGTGAAGGGAACATTGCTGCCCTTACATGTGCTGCCTGACCGCAATCAACCCATTACTGATGCGGCCAAAACCCAGCAGCGGCGGCTGTTAGAAACGGCAGAAACCATTGCCCACGCCGCCGCTATTCCGGTGGAGTCCATTGGCCGCATTGATGACTCGGTAGACTGGGGCATTTTGAGAACCAGCCAAGAGCGCGATGCAGACTTACTCATCTGTGGCTGGAAGGGCTATTCCAACTATCAAGAAAACTTCTTTGGCAGCGTGCTGGATAATATCGTTCGCCTAGCGCAAATTCCAGTCCTCATCAGTCGTTTTCCTCAACCCATTGAAAATACCGAGGAAGTTCTGTTAGCCATTACCGGACAGCAGGAAAACCTAGGCCAGATCAAAGTTACTCTGCAAGTGGCCCAGGCCATCGCTGAGGAGTTGAAAGCCTCCCTCAAAGTGCTCCAGATCACGATTGGGTCAAACCGAGATCGTGAGCTGACCCAGTTTTTAAAAAACCAGGAGGTTGCGGTAGAGCCAGTTCAGGGCAATACCGTGCGCCGCATTTCCGATGTGGTTCAGCCCAATACCCTCCTAATTTTGATTGCCAGCACCTACAACGTTGGGCAACCCGCCATGGGCCGCGAACCCGAAGCGGTTAGTCAGGCCAACTGGGACACCAATATTATGGTGGTCAATTTTCCCTAA